GAGAAAAAGGGTGTCACGATCATTCTGATCACACATTATATGGAAGAGGTAGTCGGTGCTGATAAGGTGATCGTAATGGATAAGGGAAAAGTTGTCATGCAGGGAACTCCGCGTGAGATTTTTTCACAGGTCGGAAAACTCAAAGAATACAGGCTTGATGTACCGCAGGTTACGATCCTTGCGGACTTGCTCAGACAGTCTGGACTCGATATTCCGCTTGGCGTGCTGACGAGGGAAGAACTGGTCGGACATATCCTTAGGATTGCACAGATTGACTAAGAAATGAGGATGAACATGTCAATTATTTTAGATAAAGTGAATTATGTATACAGCGAGGGAACTGCGTACCAGATTCAGGCGTTAAAGGATGTGAACTTAACAATCGAGGATGGACAGTTTATCGGTGTGATCGGGCATACCGGTTCCGGTAAATCAACTCTGATCCAGCATCTGAACGGACTGATGAAAGCCACATCCGGAACGATATATTTTCATGGTCAGGATATTTATGAGGATGATTTTGATCTGCGTGAGCTAAGAAACCGTGTTGGTCTGGTATTCCAGTATCCGGAGCACCAGTTGTTTGAGACAACCATTTTTGATGATGTGTGTTTTGGACCGAAAAATCAGGGATTATCAAAAGAAGAGGCAGGACTTAGGGCATTTGAGGCTCTGCGAAGTGTCGGACTGCCGGAAGAACTGTATTACCAGTCTCCGTTTGATCTTTCCGGTGGACAGAAACGTCGTGTTGCGATCGCGGGCGTGCTTGCGATGAAGCCGGAAGTACTGATCCTAGATGAGCCGACAGCAGGACTTGATCCGGCAGGACGTGATGAAATTTTAGATCTTGTGGAGCGGATGCACAGGGAGCGGGGCATTACGGTTATTCTGGTATCACACAGCATGGAGGATGTCGCAAAATATGTGGAGCGGATTATCGTAATGAATCATGGAAGCGTGATGTTTGATGGCGCGCCGAAAGAAGTGTTCCGCCATTATAAGGAGCTTGAATCAGTTGGTCTTGCGGCACCGCAGGTGACTTACCTGATGCATGAACTGAAGGAAAAAGGTCTGAATGTTGATACAGATGCCACGACAGTAGCAGAGGCGAGAGCGTGTCTGCTTGAGGCGCTGACCGGGATTGATTCCGGAAAAACAGACTTTCATATGTAACGGTTCGGAGGAAGAAGATGTTAAGAGATATTACACTGGGCCAGTATTATCCGGCGGATTCCGTCATTCATAAACTGGACCCGCGCGTAAAACTGTTTGCTACATTTATTTATATTATTTCATTGTTTTGTTTTAAAGGGATTGCGGCATTACTTGTTGCGACTGTATTTTTGGTCTTCTGCATTAAGTCATCGAAGGTTCCGTTTAAGTTTATGGTAAAGGGGTTAAAGGCAATCGTGGTGCTGATGCTGATCACGGCGGCTTTTAATCTTTTCCTGACACCGGGTACACCGATCGTGAGTTTCTGGATCTTTAAGATCACAGCAGAAGGTGCGCAGAATGCGATTCTGATGGCGATCCGGCTGACTTACCTGATTCTTGGTACTTCGATCATGACACTTACAACAACGCCAAACCAGCTTACGGATGGTCTGGAAAAATCATTGATGCCTTTGACAAAAATCGGTGTTCCGGTACATGCGATCGCAATGATGATGTCGATCGCACTTCGTTTTATTCCAATCCTCATCGAGGAGACGGACAAGATCATGAAAGCACAGATGGCAAGAGGTGCTGATTTTGAGAGCGGCAATCTGCTACAGAGAGTGAAAAATATGATTCCTCTTTTAGTACCGTTGTTTGTTTCTGCGTTCCGCCGCGCCGATGACCTTGCGATGGCGATGGAGGCACGCTGCTATAATGGCGGTGAGGGCAGAACCAAGATGAAACCGCTGCGTTATGCGGGTGTGGATCATAAGGCATATGTGCTTGTGATCGGATATTTTGTGGTTATTCTGTTGTGCAGATTCTTTTTACCGTTTCCGCAGTAAATTTTGTTGCATGAAGCTGCAAAATATAAGCAGCTTTGTGCCACAGAAACAAATAGATAGTTATGGAAGCAGACACGGCAGGCTGTTTAGAAATGGGGACAGGATCAGTATGCGTATAAAAATGGTTGTGGCGTATGACGGCACAAATTACAAAGGATGGCAGGTGCAGCCGAACGGCATCACGATAGAGGAAGTGTTAAATAAAAATCTCTCGAAACTTTTGGGGGAAGAGATCGTGGTGAGCGGTGCAAGCCGGACGGATTCCGGGGTACACTCACTTGGAAATATTGCGGTGTTTGATACGAACACGAGGATGCCGGCAGATAAGATCGCATTTGCCCTGAATCAGAGACTGCCGGAGGATATTGTGGTGCAGGGATCATGCAAAGTGGAGGATGGCTGGCATCCACGTTATCAGAACAGCAGAAAGACTTACGAATACCGCATCTTAAACAGGACATTCCGTATGCCTACAAGACGGCTGGATACTTATTTTTATCATTATCCGCTGGATGTGGAAAAAATGAAAAAGGCGGCATCTTATCTAGTGGGCGAGCATGATTTTAAGAGTTTCTGTGCGATCGGTGCACAGGTAAAAACGACGGTGCGTACCATTTATGCCTGTGATGTGGAAAAAGATGGGGATATCATTACGATCCGTGTGACCGGGAATGGTTTCCTTTATAATATGGTACGGATCATTGCAGGGACGTTAGTGCAGGTTGGCGGTGGCGCGGTTGCACCGGATGAAGTGGGAGAGATCCTTGCAAAAAAAGACCGCAGTGCGGCAGGACCTACGGCACCGGCACATGGACTTACGATGATGGGGATCGAGTTTGAGTAAGCAGGATAACGGAATATTTTAAAATACGGCTGAAGTCAGTCAGCTTAGAGAAGGCTCACCTAATTCTTCTAAGAGGGCATTGGCATCGATCACGGACAGCTTTTTTTCTATGGCAAAAATGAGGATAGAGTCACGTTTGCTTTTAGAATAGAGCTGTCCGTTTTTTGTGAGCGTGAGAGCACGCTGCGTTTCCAAAAGATCGAGCTTTAGCGCAAGGCAGAGAGAAATAACCTTATCACGGGAGGGACTTCGTCTGCCGTCTAAGATCTGGTAGCCGTAATTGCGCTGTATCTGGGCTGCGGCGATCAGATTTGCAGCGGTTATATTGTGGGCTATCATCTGTTCGTTCAGATATTCCGGAAAAGTCGAGACGGCTGCCATTTCCGGAAGTGTATCGGTATATTGTTTTAATTCAGCCGTATTTTTGGTGGCAGTGAGAAGTTTCATTAATTCGTCTGTCGTTTGCTGTTTCATAAGGTCTCCTTGAATTGTTGTCCCCAAAATAATAAAATACATTTATATGATTATACAGATGTCATCAGGCAAAAAGAGTAAGGTTGTTTTACTGTCCGACATCTATCATAGCGTGTTATACAGATGAATGCAAGAAACTGGTGGAAAGTCATATGCTGCTTGAGGAAGAATACCGTCTGTCGGAATATGTGGATCTTGGCAGGCTGAATGAGAATGAAAAAGTACATATCGTAAGGAATAAAGTAAATGGTGTCATTGGTGTAAGAAAGTATGTTGCACCGGATTTGAAGGAGATTTATCTTTTTTTAAAGAAAAATCCGAATCCATATATACCGGAAATTTATGAATGTATACAGACAGAGACGAATCTGATCGTGATCGAGGAATATTTAAGCGGAAAAAATCTGGAAGAAATGCTGCGGGAAAAATTTTTTTCGGAGAGGGAAGCAGCAGAGGTCATAATCTGTCTGTGCAGGGCACTTCATCCTTTACATAATGCGAAAATGCCGGTCATATGCAGAGATCTGAAAGCAGAGAATGTGATCATCACCAATGAGGGAGAAGTAAAGCTGATTGATTTTGATATTGCAAGGATTTACCAGCCGGGCAAGTCAAAAGATACCGTTATGATGGGAACGGAAGGCTATGCAGCACCGGAGCAGTTCGGATTCGGGCAGACAGATGCGAGAACTGATATTTATGCGATGGGTGTACTGCTTAATTATATGCTCATGCGTTGTTTTCCTCTGGAAAGGATAACGGAGGGGCGTTTAAAACCGGTGGTATTAAAATGCATCAATTTAAATCCAAAAGACAGGTATCAGAATGTGGATGAACTTGAAACTGCTGTAAGCGGTGCAGTGAGTGCGTCTTACAATATGGAAAATGTGAGTATTCATAAGCCGCCTTTTTATAAAATACCCGGTTTTCGATCTGGAAAACTGTGGAAAATGATCGTTTCTGTTTTGGGGTATGCATTTGTTACATATTTCTTCTGGTCGTTAGAATTGAGTGGTAGTAAGGGGCAGCCGCTCGCGGCTAAAGAGCTTACACTGGAACGTTTTGTACTCTGGCTGTCACAGATCGTATTTATATTTTTTGTCTGCGACTATATGGGGATACGGAGAAATATACCGGTTGTAAACAGCAAAAAACGGATCATAAGACTGATCGGTTATGTGGCTGCGGAATTTATTTTTATTTTTGCGGCAGCTGTGATATGTGTAACCTTAGAAGCGATATTATTTTAAAGGAACAGAGAAAATGTATGCACAGAGCATACCAAAAACGAAATAAATATGGTTAAGATGAGAGAAGCATAAGACAGAAGCTGTTTTACGCTTCTTTCTTTTTATCCTGTTGAGACAGATATTCCTTTAATATCATATTGATGTATTGGGAAAAAGAACGGTCATCCTGTTCTGCGAGGAGTTTTAACTGTTCGATAACATCTGAATCAAGTGTAATGCTTACTTTATTTTTTAATGGTTTCATAGATAACCTCATTTCTTCTTTTATATTTTATATATACGATAAATGGTTGACATATACCACTAAGTAGGATAAAGTAGCATAAAGTAGGATGATATAAAACACAGGAGGAAAATCATGCACAGCTTGCTGGGCATTGCTCCATGCAAGAGGCACATGCTATGGAAGCTATAAAGCTGCTTGCATAGCAGACATTTTGCTCCGCAAAACATAGGAGTAAAATACTCTGCTCCTGCAAAGGCAGTCGCATTTTGCTCCGCAAAACATAGGAGGAAAATCCTCTGCTCCTGCAAAGGCAGTCGCATTTTGCTCCGCAAAACACAGGAGGATTTGAAATGGAAAAGGGAACAAAGGTATGTAAGTATTGCAAGACGGAGATACCAAAAGACGCGAAGGTATGCCCGAACTGCAGAAAGAAACAGGGTGGCATCGGTAAATGGATCGTGATCGCTGTGATCGTGGTTGCACTTATTGCAGCAATTTCGGGTGGTGGAGAGGATAAACCGAAAAAAGTGGAGAATGATCCGGTGCAGAATACTACGGATAATAAGACAGATACAGAAAAAAATATGACAGAAGATACATCTGCCGGACAGGAGAATAGCGAGAAAGATATATTTGGCATTGGCGAAACCGCGGAAATGAATGATGTACAGGTTACAATGGTCAACTATACGCAGAATAGTGGATCAGAGTATAATAAACCATCGGATGGAAATGAGTTTGTTCTGGTAGAGTTTGAGATTGCCAATAATTCTGATTCTGAAATAAATATAAGCAGTATGGCAAGTTTTGAAGCGTATGCGGATGATTACGCATTAAACTATTCACTGAACGCTCTTTTGGAGAAAAACGATGCAAATCAATTAGATGGAACCATTGCAGCAGGGAAAAAAATGAATGGTGTAATAGGATATGAGGTTCCGGCAGACTGGAAAACAATAGAAATTCATTTTAAGGATAATGTCTGGAGCAGTAATAAATTTAAGTTTGAAATCATAAAATAGGCAGGAAAAAGTTTACAGTAAGGCAAAAAAAACTTGACACACAAGGCGTCGTGTACTATACTATTTAAGTCTGTGATAGTGAAGTAATGTCAATCCAAAGCCCCGGAGCGACATTTAAGCTATAAACAATTTATTGAATACCAAGCGGTGTGTCCTGGACATTCACATTGCAGCGGTGTTCCGTAACATTATTTCTAGGAGGAAGATCAATGAAAACTTTTATGGCTAGCCCAGCTACCATTGATAGAAAATGGTATGTAGTTGACGCTGAAGGTATGACATTAGGACGTTTAGCATCTGAAGTTGCTAAAGTATTAAGAGGAAAGAATAAAGCAATCTTTACACCGCACATCGACACAGGTGATTATGTAATCGTTGTTAACGCTGAGAAGATTAAAGTAACTGGTAAGAAATTAGACCAGAAAATCTACTACAATCACTCTGATTATGTAGGTGGTATGAAAGAAACTACCTTAAAAGAAATGTTAGCAAAACATCCGGAAAGAGTTATTGAGCACGCAGTAAAAGGCATGCTTCCAAAAGGACCTTTAGGAAGAGAGATGTATACAAAATTATTCGTATACGTTGGACCGGATCACAAGCATGCAGCTCAGAAACCTGAAGCTTTAACATTTTAATTAGGAGGGAAAAACAGTGGCTAATACAAAGTATTACGGAACAGGA
The Roseburia rectibacter DNA segment above includes these coding regions:
- a CDS encoding serine/threonine-protein kinase, whose product is MLLEEEYRLSEYVDLGRLNENEKVHIVRNKVNGVIGVRKYVAPDLKEIYLFLKKNPNPYIPEIYECIQTETNLIVIEEYLSGKNLEEMLREKFFSEREAAEVIICLCRALHPLHNAKMPVICRDLKAENVIITNEGEVKLIDFDIARIYQPGKSKDTVMMGTEGYAAPEQFGFGQTDARTDIYAMGVLLNYMLMRCFPLERITEGRLKPVVLKCINLNPKDRYQNVDELETAVSGAVSASYNMENVSIHKPPFYKIPGFRSGKLWKMIVSVLGYAFVTYFFWSLELSGSKGQPLAAKELTLERFVLWLSQIVFIFFVCDYMGIRRNIPVVNSKKRIIRLIGYVAAEFIFIFAAAVICVTLEAILF
- the truA gene encoding tRNA pseudouridine(38-40) synthase TruA, translating into MRIKMVVAYDGTNYKGWQVQPNGITIEEVLNKNLSKLLGEEIVVSGASRTDSGVHSLGNIAVFDTNTRMPADKIAFALNQRLPEDIVVQGSCKVEDGWHPRYQNSRKTYEYRILNRTFRMPTRRLDTYFYHYPLDVEKMKKAASYLVGEHDFKSFCAIGAQVKTTVRTIYACDVEKDGDIITIRVTGNGFLYNMVRIIAGTLVQVGGGAVAPDEVGEILAKKDRSAAGPTAPAHGLTMMGIEFE
- the rplM gene encoding 50S ribosomal protein L13, producing MKTFMASPATIDRKWYVVDAEGMTLGRLASEVAKVLRGKNKAIFTPHIDTGDYVIVVNAEKIKVTGKKLDQKIYYNHSDYVGGMKETTLKEMLAKHPERVIEHAVKGMLPKGPLGREMYTKLFVYVGPDHKHAAQKPEALTF
- a CDS encoding ribbon-helix-helix domain-containing protein, which produces MRLSMKPLKNKVSITLDSDVIEQLKLLAEQDDRSFSQYINMILKEYLSQQDKKKEA
- a CDS encoding energy-coupling factor transporter transmembrane component T family protein, which encodes MLRDITLGQYYPADSVIHKLDPRVKLFATFIYIISLFCFKGIAALLVATVFLVFCIKSSKVPFKFMVKGLKAIVVLMLITAAFNLFLTPGTPIVSFWIFKITAEGAQNAILMAIRLTYLILGTSIMTLTTTPNQLTDGLEKSLMPLTKIGVPVHAIAMMMSIALRFIPILIEETDKIMKAQMARGADFESGNLLQRVKNMIPLLVPLFVSAFRRADDLAMAMEARCYNGGEGRTKMKPLRYAGVDHKAYVLVIGYFVVILLCRFFLPFPQ
- a CDS encoding energy-coupling factor transporter ATPase codes for the protein MSIILDKVNYVYSEGTAYQIQALKDVNLTIEDGQFIGVIGHTGSGKSTLIQHLNGLMKATSGTIYFHGQDIYEDDFDLRELRNRVGLVFQYPEHQLFETTIFDDVCFGPKNQGLSKEEAGLRAFEALRSVGLPEELYYQSPFDLSGGQKRRVAIAGVLAMKPEVLILDEPTAGLDPAGRDEILDLVERMHRERGITVILVSHSMEDVAKYVERIIVMNHGSVMFDGAPKEVFRHYKELESVGLAAPQVTYLMHELKEKGLNVDTDATTVAEARACLLEALTGIDSGKTDFHM
- a CDS encoding XRE family transcriptional regulator, which translates into the protein MKQQTTDELMKLLTATKNTAELKQYTDTLPEMAAVSTFPEYLNEQMIAHNITAANLIAAAQIQRNYGYQILDGRRSPSRDKVISLCLALKLDLLETQRALTLTKNGQLYSKSKRDSILIFAIEKKLSVIDANALLEELGEPSLS
- a CDS encoding DUF4352 domain-containing protein; amino-acid sequence: MEKGTKVCKYCKTEIPKDAKVCPNCRKKQGGIGKWIVIAVIVVALIAAISGGGEDKPKKVENDPVQNTTDNKTDTEKNMTEDTSAGQENSEKDIFGIGETAEMNDVQVTMVNYTQNSGSEYNKPSDGNEFVLVEFEIANNSDSEINISSMASFEAYADDYALNYSLNALLEKNDANQLDGTIAAGKKMNGVIGYEVPADWKTIEIHFKDNVWSSNKFKFEIIK